TATAGCAACTCATATATTTATGGGAATCAACTGGGTACACTGAATTTCCTCTCTGCATCCCCACCccccaaaaatataaaattgtaacAGATTGTGTCTTTATAGAAAGATACGCAGTAAGAAAAAGAACCATGGTCATTCAAACAAAAATGAGAAGCTAAGAGCCTGTCACTTAGGAATGAAGTGCACATTTacagaaaatataaatattaccAAACATATATGAATCTAGAACTTCTTTACAAGGATATATGAATTTAGTACTTATAACATTGCAGTGCCATTAAAGCCACTAGTTTCAATGTCCAGTGTACAATTGATACTAACTAAAATTGAacatctttaaaatattatgtcaaCAAGGTCACAGACACATGATTTTGGATGCATAATTGATTTCAAACTTCCACAACTAtataattttgaggaaaaaaggaattaatttGCAACATGCAATTCCATAATTAGTTACTCTAAAATGTATTAAGAGAGTAAAAGAGAGAAGCTCAAAATGAGAAGTTGTAGAAGAATAGAACTCAAATCTTTACCAGATAGAGAAAGAAAAGTCattgtttgaaaaaatgaagaatcgAAAGAAACAGGGAACTGGAAGCAGTAAAAGGTGAGATTTTACAAACTCAATAAATGAAGTAGACAACGGATAAAGAGAATGTCAAATGCTGATGGGAAGGAGTACTAGCACTAAAATAGCAGGACacttcctctctctctctctctctctctctcctacTTAACCTTTAAAGTGAAGTTCAAAATGAACTGTTTTTGCTGGATCAATTGCTCACTCTTTTTTGTTCTATAACCATGATGTACAGGCCAGATTGTGCACACCTCGACTAATTTCACAAGGGGTTGCTACTAGAATAGCTATACCTTTGAgagattcatttttttaatcactTTGTTCCTTGCTTTTAAAGTGATGGACTTCGGAGAAGCTCAATGTTCACCCAAGAAGTGATAAACATTTTTTGTGACACTATATTCCTCACTTCTAAAGTGATGGTCTTTGAAGAAGCTCATTAAGACCCATGAAGTGATGAAGTTCTCTTTACCCTTCTATCTGGATCAGTAATCCCACTAGGCCAACCCATTTTTTTGTGATTACTCTGTTCCTCACTTCTATAGTGATGGTCTTCGAAGAAGCTAATTGATTCACCATGAGGTGATAAAGTCCTTGCTTCACATTACTATGTCGctcaatatattttaatgaCACATTCTGCGTCGATGCTAATTTTGTTAACTACTTAGCAAACTCTTCAATTCAGTTATTATGTTTTGAGAGAATGTCACTAATAGAAAGCACGAGTAATGTTGTTGAAAATCAAATGAGAATATAATGCAAAGGAATCTAACCATCATCTTCTACTTTTTCCTTTCCATTCGAACTTCCACCAGGTTCAGCAGTGCTTGAGATAGAAGACTCACAACTAACAACACTTTTAACAGAGCCATCTCTATTAGAATCTTGTTGAGACCCGCTGTCCTTTTTTGGCAAAGAAACCAAAGGATCAGCCTCATCCTGAGCTTTGTACAGCAAAGCACACCCATATTTATAATATGCATTGATACATTCAGGAGCAAGTTCACCAAAATGTGCGACCctgaatttttttcaaaagaagtCCATGTGAAACGAGAATTACTAGAAATGGCATAATTACATATAAAGCTAATATATAGGGAGAGAAGAACTCTAAAACTATGCATATTGTATGACGCAAAGAACAACAATGCCCTAGAAACAACTTGAAGAACTCTTGAAATATCTCCTTTCTACCCACACATTCATGTAACAATGAAAGTTAAATTCAAGTAAACCAACAGCATTGCAATTGTAACAGAAGAAAGAAATGAAGGTGCATAATGTGCAGAGACATGGATAGTAATTCCAATTTCAATTGGTCCACTAAAAAGCTTGGAAACAGATGTCCATGCTGTCTTTAGCTATAGAAGAACGCACCAGCAAAAGCCAAGAGTCCACGAGGGCTTGTAAATCTCAACCCTATACTTCATGTCTGCAACTCAATCATTCCCAAATGGAAAGGATTTGAACagcacacaaaaaaaaatactttttcccgTTTTTGCGCAGTGCACTTCATAAGCAAGTAAAGTAAATgtatgaagaaattaattatcTGATAATCACTCAAAAGAGTCTGTACTGTATCTGTGTATTAGTGCCATGTTAACGAGATATTCTGCACATCAAAACTAAACCacaaaaaaattccaaaatcgCTTGAAAGATGGACCACTCAACCACCCGGAGTAAATTAAACCCTGAACCGTAATATCTTTACCGCCTTATTACCAAAGACGCCTAAagatctcttcttttttttttaacatttccATCAACAACAATTAACTCGAAAGAAACTAATCAAACAGTTTCGaacaaaataaaacaagcaAACAGTTAAGTTTCCTTGATATTAAAAAGAAAGGTGCGGAAATGAAACTGGTAAACCCTAACCGAATTTCCAGGGCACGGCTAAAGCATTCTACGGCTTCTCCATAATCTCCATCTTCAGATGCCTTGGAGCCTTTTACCACTAACTCATCCGCGTACTCCAGAGATTTTTCACGGTTAACATCAGAAGTAACCGCAGAACTCTCagcattattattattgttgttgcaAGTTGATTCTGTGCCTCCCTGAACACCAGATTCGATGGTGGCGTTCACCGAGTTCTGGTTTTGCTCCGCCGTAGGGCTTGTTACTGAAATTACTGCTTCCTCAGCCATCGTCTCTTTGATTAGAAATAGCTACTCTAAGCGGAAATTTTATAAGCCCCTTGATTTTCCCTctcttttgaacccaaaggAAAAACCCGTGTGGCGCACAAACGTAGTAGTATAAATTTCATGTTGAGAAACAACGACGCCGTTTTGGTGTGAGTGACCCGAGATAAACATAACTCTccaatttattgttatttttttttgttattcgATCATGCAATGAATTAGaaacataatcaaatttatatttgcaatttgtatatacaagtaaaacgaaaaataaaatattgaagagTATATCAATTATAGATGTATAAACATaagctaaatcataatgaaTGACATTAACGCACATTCtctaattaagttttttttctatttttttattttcttttttttaaattcgtcaataatcaaatgaaaaaaatcaatctgaattaaaattcaatttgatttgattttttgaattaatcCAAACAATGCACACCTTAAGtcactattaaaaaattatttaaaacaaaaaagaagatacaaataaaaaataataattagaagtTGTAAAAGAgagtttttggccaaaataATGGAGTATTAAAAGAACTTAAAGTACATTCTTCTGTTATATAAGTGaacaaaaaacatttttaaactATCCAAAAAGTTGCTAGATTCAtccttttatctatttttttttagaaactcGCCCCAACAAAAAATGTGTCAAGTCGAACTAATATATGTACATATGGTTAAGCAAATCAagttaagtgtttttttttttaatttttcgaaattgagattttaaattatattcaaataaaatatattcaaattctaaatattatttgaaagaaaCAAATACTACTCCaactttaaaaatttcaaataaaataattattttttattttaataactaCACCTAGGTAATTTCactaaatttccagcatttctatacattgtataaaaaaatgtgaactttgtatatatagtatataccCCTCAACATTTTACTAAAGAAAATCTCTGAATAGGTGGATGtgatatatttgaaattattttttacataatctTTTTAACATTCGGAACGTatgaatatttcaaaacttatgtATTGCAAGTCAATTTACTTGATGATGCAAAAAAACATACTTTATAAATTAACAACACtcgaaatttaaatttaagattCATTTCCTACTTTAATCTTTTCGTTGTCAAGACgtgatcaaattaaaaaaaaatttcttttattgGTTCAATCAGTGAATagtataagaatattttttgcTCACTTAGATAATATAAAAGGGTACATTACATCTCAGGTTGAGGAATATTTTAGCCAAAAAACTCTTGTAAAAGAAGccaataacatttatttttaattttctggtccgagttttaattaattaatttatttgtattttctcTTGTCCGTTCAAAAAAAATCAGTCCACACACTTCTTTGTGATTGTGGTGTCAAGGAGTGCAAACTTCATTTTGATTGCACAGAGAGCATAGCCATGTCTTCCACCACTACTTCACTTACAGTAAGGACTTTCCCACTCCGTTGTGTGCTGAATGCAAACACGAATCCCCCTACCAAACAGGCAGCGGTGGCTCTCCCGGGGCGGAGGCAGTTGATCTCTCTGGTGACGGCGACAACGGTAGTGAAAGCGCTGGAGATGCCGTCCAAGGCTGCGGACATTGGCCTCTTTGGACTGAGAAAGAAGCTTAAGAAAGTAGAAGATGAGGCAGAAGAATTAGTGAAGGAGGGATTCGAGGCGGCAGACAAGGGAATTGCAGCGGCAGAGAAGGGAATTGAAGCGGCGGAGAAAGGATTAGTGACGGCTGAGAAGGGGATTGAAGCAGCGGAGGAGAAGATCGAGAGTACAGTAAGTTTCGGTGGGTTGGCGCAAGCTGGAGCGGTGGCCGGAGCTGAATTTGTCGGAGTTTTGATTGCCGGAGCTGTAGTCAATGGTATTTTAGGACCTGAACCTCAAAAATCTTGAAGAGATTATTTCTTGTCATGCAATTTTTCATTGTTGTTATTTGCAAATTAAATTTGATCTGTGTTTAGCTAAATTCAAAGCATGATCAATTCTATTAGTGTAACAATTAATCCTGTTATATAATATgtattgataaattatttaacaTGTCAGGGTACTCAAATTCTTGAAGATGATGTATGACGTAGGATTATAGTCGTTGTAAATAACAGAAAAATAAGGAACACAACGATTCAAATTCATGGCATTGCAAATACTATTTCACATTCTATAATTCTGCGTATGAAGcaataaaattttgatacaAGGAGAAGTGCTCTAATACTCTTTGATATTCTCAGTAGATTAGAAGGCAGGAAAAGGAGGTTATACATTACAGGTGATCCCCCTCAGTTTTCTACCTAGAGCAAACTTCTTTTTTCAAGTCATCATCGACCAGAATTACCTAATAATCGATTTGTTGAAGGGGGACTCTCTTCACTTAACCAAGGATCCTGTACAGAAACAGGGGAACTATCTTTTATTTCCTCCATGATTGCCAGTGAATTCGCTATCTTCTGGGGAACAATCAACCTCCTACTCCCTACTCCTTTCTTAGTTGTTGTACTACGAAAAGATGTCTCACTCATACTACGGGGAGATGAGCAAGAGGAATTCACTGATGAAGTCATGCATACATTGTCCTCCAATGATGCCCAACTGCTGAGCCTGATCTGTTCTAGCTCGTCTGCTACTTCTGTCATTGAAGGCCTCATATCCCTATGAAATGCAAGGCATCTAAAAGCAAGCTCCGCAACTCTATGAACTGATGATAGAGTCCATGCATCTCTGTGTGGCTCGAGAAATGGATCGATGATCTCATCCACACGACCCTTACCTATTCTGTCTATTGCAAGTGCAGCCAAATTAATCTCACTGTGTGATCTAGAGAAATCAACCACTTTCATTGCTGTTATGATTTCAACAAGAACCACCCCGAAGCTGTACACATCACTCTTATCGGAAAGATGGTAATTCTGATGGTACTGAGGATCCACATAACCTGGAGTACCTTGTGGTGCTGTAGAAATGTGGGAATCATCTGTCATGCCAAATCTGGAAAGACCAAAGTCTGCAACTTTTGAGTTGAAGTTGTAATCCAATAGTATGTTACTTGATTTGATATCCCTGTGGTATATTGGTGGATTCATTGCTGAGTGAAGGTGAGCAATTGCATGAGCAGTTTCTGTTGCGATAGTGAGACGTATTGTCCATGGAAGTCCTGAACCCCTTTCTCTCTGTAGATGCTGAGCTAGAGTTCCGTTGGGCATAAATTCATAAACAAGAATCTGTTCACCATTTTCTATACAACAACCTAAGAGGCGGACTAAGTTTGGATGACTTACAGAAGACAAAAGCTTAACCTCATTCATCACTTGTTCAACACCATCCGGATCCCGGTGTCTTAGTTTCTTAATTGCAACCCATTCATCACTGTGGAGCTTTCCAGCATAAACTGTGCCATAAGCCCCTATGCCCAGCCTCTGTTTCTCAGAGAAACTATTTGTTGCCCTCTCAATTTCTTTGTATTGAAATACATGAACACTGTTGCTGCCTGCAGCTTCAGAGAGAAGGCGTCTTGCGCTCATTCTTTTCTTGAGAGATGTAGAACGTCTTCGAATGCAGTAGCAAAGAACAGCCAAAGCAGCCATTAAACCAGCTCCAGCAATAATCCCTGTAGGTGGTCGAAATATCATTAGACCAGGAAAGAGATCAAACTCACTAGTTATATTAAATCAAACGGCTGTAAAAGTAAGCAGGCTTGGAAGTTTAGTGATGACTGATCAGTCAGCAGCTCTTTTGCAAAAATCTTCGTACATATGAACACAGAACCCATCTGTGATAAGCTTGCAAGCTCGTTTATAGAAAACTAAAGAGTGCGCATTTAGTAATTGAGGTGTTGCCAAATTTAAACAGAGGAGCAGGAGATGCAGAACTGAACACTAGTGCATTAAACGAGTTGAGAAGTGTAACATTTTCTGAATAAGTTAacccaaaaaagaaagaaatatacCTCCAACGAGCACACCAATTCTGGTAGTTCCACCACATCGGCCAGAGAGGTATCTGGAAGGATTACATCTTGAAACTGATCGAAAGACAGGTATAAAGAAGAAGTTAGTATAAAGACGACATACTGAAGATAATCGTAGAGAAAGGGGTAGAAGGAAGGAGCATATGGCAAAATTTTAAGGGTGGAGGGCGgggataaaattatttcttttctggGAAATAGAATTGATtgaatatatagataaaatatcTTAGAACATCGTCAGAATGAAAATGTATGCCCTCCCAGAGTCATGAAAAAGCACATGATCAACATATGAAACCAATTCACTGAAAACGTGGAATCTCACAAGCACTAGTCagttaagtttttttaaatctCCAAAAGTCAAGATGTTGTCTTTACAGATAGTTTCCTGGACATGGAATGTACTGGTAAAAATGAAGATGAATCAGTTTCAATTTTCATCCCTTCAAATTATGCCATTGATTCAGGTGAAGTACgaagttatttaaaattaaactggCATACTAATGAACTGTCTCATTTCACGTTTAATTTAAGACTTGGCATTGATTCCAGTTAGGGTTACCATTATCATAACGCTTACtcaacaataaaatatgaaattaatcaaCAATCCAGGTCTTGTTCATCCTCTGACTTTCACCCGTTCAAACATGAGGACCATGTGCTGTCCCTTAAAATAAACTTACAAGGcaagaaaatcattgaaatcTGTTGACCTGGGGATTGTCCAATTGATAATCTACATCATCAATCACATTCACCATCTTCGAGTCAGAGAACAAACAAGTAAATGCttctttattgtttt
This window of the Solanum pennellii chromosome 2, SPENNV200 genome carries:
- the LOC107011526 gene encoding uncharacterized protein LOC107011526 — encoded protein: MSSTTTSLTVRTFPLRCVLNANTNPPTKQAAVALPGRRQLISLVTATTVVKALEMPSKAADIGLFGLRKKLKKVEDEAEELVKEGFEAADKGIAAAEKGIEAAEKGLVTAEKGIEAAEEKIESTVSFGGLAQAGAVAGAEFVGVLIAGAVVNGILGPEPQKS
- the LOC107011525 gene encoding wall-associated receptor kinase-like 14 — protein: MGFHHIIIIRFVFSILLGWLSSSVEATNSTKCNQYCGAAGSYGPRVSYPFGFSEGCGIRLDCTESTGEIRIGEYIIQNVTSETLMVNFSMNCSRPIEDLQQFDRTNFGMTWRNGLLLHNCKVPKSECTIPSEILSTRLNIQSCDSKKENVSCYSEARADYLDYQKLKNTGCGTVVSSILIGMDNDTMKSSAMFLEFQTMELAWGLEGDCACHNDANCTNVSLPGNRKGFRCRCKDGFVGDGFSDGDGCRKVSRCNPSRYLSGRCGGTTRIGVLVGGIIAGAGLMAALAVLCYCIRRRSTSLKKRMSARRLLSEAAGSNSVHVFQYKEIERATNSFSEKQRLGIGAYGTVYAGKLHSDEWVAIKKLRHRDPDGVEQVMNEVKLLSSVSHPNLVRLLGCCIENGEQILVYEFMPNGTLAQHLQRERGSGLPWTIRLTIATETAHAIAHLHSAMNPPIYHRDIKSSNILLDYNFNSKVADFGLSRFGMTDDSHISTAPQGTPGYVDPQYHQNYHLSDKSDVYSFGVVLVEIITAMKVVDFSRSHSEINLAALAIDRIGKGRVDEIIDPFLEPHRDAWTLSSVHRVAELAFRCLAFHRDMRPSMTEVADELEQIRLSSWASLEDNVCMTSSVNSSCSSPRSMSETSFRSTTTKKGVGSRRLIVPQKIANSLAIMEEIKDSSPVSVQDPWLSEESPPSTNRLLGNSGR